A region of the Cyprinus carpio isolate SPL01 chromosome A14, ASM1834038v1, whole genome shotgun sequence genome:
CTCTAGAACTTTAAGAAGATGTGGAACAGCTTCTTCATATGAACATGAACATCATGTTAAGTCTTCTTCATTTTCACTCCACAGGTGGTTTGTCTCTTTGGTTGGTGATATGGTTGTTGGCATGTCGCTGTGCACCGGGTCAGGCATGTCCCAGGTTGTGTGTATGCTACCATATGCCCATGACTGTGAGCTGTCAGTCTCAGAACTTCACTGCTGTTCCTGCCGGCGTGCCCTACGACTCCCAGCGCGTTTTCTTGCAGAACAATCGTATCACTGAGCTCAGAGCCGACTCCTTTGGCTTCGAAACCCAGGTGAGAGCATATCTGTAAGTAAACATCATGATGAATCTTTTTGTGTGAAGATGTGCAGTAAGTAGAGATTATCTTTGTCTTTACTTTCTGAATCCGTAGGTCCTATGGCTGTACTCCAACAACATCACAAGGATCGAAGCAGGTGCATTCAGTAATCTGCGTGTACTAGAGGAACTAGATTTGAGTGACAACCCATCACTGCGCAGGCTGGATGGGGGTGCGTTCAGGGGGCTGGAGCGCTTGCAGAGTCTACACATCCACCGCTGCCAGTTGACCGAGCTGCCCGCTGACCTCTTCCACAAGCTCTACAGCTTGCAATTCCTCTACCTGCAGGAGAACCAGCTGAGCCACCTTCCAGATGGCCTCTTTTCCGACCTGGTCAACCTCACCCACCTGTTCCTGCATGGCAATCGTATCCGTGTCCTGTCCGAAAATGCCTTCCGCGGCCTGGTGAATCTTGACCGCCTGTTGCTGCATGACAACCGTATCCGACAAGTCCATCGGCGAGCCTTCCGTGACCTGGGCAGACTGACCATCCTCTATCTCTTCAACAACTCTCTGCAGGAGCTTCCAGGCCAGGTGTTGAAGGATACGTCATCGATGCAGTTTCTCAGGCTCAATGGTAACCCCTGGACCTGCGGCTGTGAAGCCAGGTCGCTATGGGAGTGGTTCGGCAAAGCTCGGATCTCCAGCTCAGACCTAACTTGCTCTTCACCAGCCCCTCGTAAAGGCCAGGACCTGAGGTTCCTGCGGGAGCTGGACTTCGCCCTCTGCCCATTACCTGACCCAGGTTCCCTGGCTGGCACTACAACCACCACCTTTAGCACCAAGACCCGTTGGTGGTTCTCTAAGAACAAACCGGCCTCTTCATCCAAGAGCAACTTTCAGAAGAGCAGCGAGACCTTGAAGGCTTTTCCATTCACCTCTGTCAAACatccttcatcttcatcatcctccttcTCATCCAAGTACGATCTCACAGTGGAGGAGGCTGCTTTACCCAAGCTAGAGCCTGAAGAGTACTGGGCAAACTATGGCAATGAGGATGCAGCCTCAGTCCGCTGTTTCGAGCTGGAATGTCCACCAGGTTACGACTCTCCCATTCTCACATCTTCCTCTTCGCCTTCACTACTGTCCTTCCTCTCACTCACAGCACTTACGTTCTCTTTTCACCTTCTCTTTGGCTGAGttttccttctcctcctctttttCTGTTATGCTCCACTACCTTTCTCCTGAAATCGGGCTTATTCTGATAAATGCAGGAAAGGGTGACTAAACTGgcacacaacaacaaataaacacaacacacactgtgcAATTCATACAGTACAACAGAGTCAGGGCTACTGCATGCATGCACTGCCCTGCCAGAAGGCTTTGCAACACCACCTCAAGTCACGTCCTTCTCAAAAATCTGAGAACACAGGACTAGTAGAGGGGCAAAGAGAAAAAAGTGAGTGTTGTGGAAAATTAAACTAGAGGTCAATGTCAAAAATGGCAGGGAAAGTTTCTACATGGAGAGGAAAACTCTCATGCTGACAAATGAGCATATGTGAGTTATCAATTTACCATCACATCATCATTTAAATATGAACATAGACAAACTACACATACTTTTCCAACAAGAGACTGTCAATAGATTAGAGAATAGATCTCCTGGTATTTTTGGTGAATGTTGGGTACTAAACCAGATACACTATCACATACAGTGGCTCCAAAAAGTATTTAGGCACTTGCTACAATGTCCAAATTCCAAGaagaacatttcacaaaaaggTTAATTaggtttaaaatgataaaacaagaGAGAGATTGTATTTGGACACATTCTGATTGTCAAAATGAAATGTGCATAGTTGAAGTGATTAACTAAAAGCAGATGTcatttgctttgatattttatttcctaatgcaatgacatttttttaagtgGTTTAAATCTCCAAATATTTTTTGCACCACTGTAAACAATACGATGAACAGATGGCTAATGGAAGAATTGACTAACAAAGACCGTCAGGAAGTCAATGTTTAATTCAACCTGAAGAACTGTTTGAGGTGAGAgatctgtgttttctctgtgtgtaaGATATCACATAGTCTTTCTCTCTGAGCAAGTTTACAGAAGGAAATGTCAAACACAAACGTTGTCTTTGTCTCGAAAAAATCAACTTGTAAATAAAACCaccatgaataaatattaattattatcaagTGTTTTATTGAGTGCTTTCTTGTTGCAGTATTTGATCTGTTGGTATGTGGGCGTGTAAGCATTAATTGAGCATATGGTGATGGAGAggtaattagatttttaaatcatATCCCAATGTTAAAATGgctaaaatacagtttttaagtCCCTAACAGAGCATTCAGTTAGCTGCCAGTACCAGTATGCATGTAAGAGACTATTTCAATTAGTTAATAAACACAAgctaacattaatatataaaggCACTAGACAACACCCTTCAGCAATACAACAATACAAGGAATCTAAAACCCCTAGAAGAAGGTGTATTGCTCAGAGGTCGCTCTTTCATAGTACATTTAATGTCATGGACTTTGATGTTTAATTTAGGAATCAACTTTATCTCTGATGTTTTTCCATAAATTTCTTAggagaactaaataaataaactaaatgagaaaaacaattactaaaataatatttaaggtATGATAATGTAGATAGCAAATGATAATCTGACCATTACAAAGAGACACTTTGGAGTTGGAGTTGTTTTCTTGGGATAAACTGGAGACTTAAGCAAACTTTCCATTTACTCTCAATTTAATCTTAATGCTGTCTAGGAGTAACAACTGAGGTCATAAACAGATCTTTCCTACGTCCATATGTGTGCATACAAACTTTCAAAATAACTTGACTGGAAATTTCTCCTCTGAAGACGCACTTGCTCTATTCTCCCGCAGAATGCTTTGTTCTAGGCTTTCTGTTCAGCATTGTTCTGCTTTCTTGTGTGTCAATCACTTGCATTCAGGCATTCATGAGCTGGCTATTCATTCATCTCTCGTTTCCTAAATCTCATCATCTTCTCATACACTCTCTCCAGATGGTTCTGTTTGCATGGACGTGTGTTGGCGTGGCTGTGACGTGCATCATCAGTTATGTGTCATGCCTGAGAgggtacaagtgtgtgtgtgcttgtgtgtccTTAGACAGAGCACAAGTGTAAATGTTCCGCCTCCAAGATCATTAGcgcattaatttaatcattaatttaggGGTGAACAGAATGTGGGGAGAGACTAAAAAAGATCAAGTTTGAACCAAAAATAACATTCTGTTGCTGGGGACAAATAAGGCCATACTGAAGTAACACAGTACACTACCTGCAATAGCTAGTGTGAATCAGATGTATACACTAGTgaatagtataataataacaataataataatacatttattttatatagcgcctttaaaagttGCTTTCTCAAGGCGCTTTCCAAGAAAGCTGACATAAAGGAAAACACATCAATACAAGACAATATACTATAAATTCAACAAGAAATAaagtataaaacaatacaataaaaaaataatcaaataaaagcattcCTGAAAAAGAACGTTTtaagaaaagttttaaaaacagctaaataatttGTGTCCCTAATGTCAATTGGGAGAGAATTCCACAGTTTTGGAGCATACGTAGAAAAGGCCCTGTCCCCCCTGGATCGTAACCGGGTTTTGGGAACAACTAAGAGACCGTGCTGAGAAGATCGTAAAGTGCGAGTTAGCGTGTAAGGTGTTAAAAGATCTGCCATACTGTGGAGCCAGACCATGCAGAACCTTATATGTAggcattaagattttaaaatctatacagtaTTTAACAGGGAGCCAGTGTAACGTCTTCAAAACAGGAGTTATATGGTCGCCAGCCCTAACCCCAGTTAAAATTCTAACTGCTGAATTCTGCAAGTATTGCAATTTGTTAAGAGAGGATTTGGACACTCCAAaaaggagagcattgcaataatcaatttgtgagaaaacaaaataattaataaatttttcagTAACAGAAAAGGGCAACATAGGTCAAATACGTGCAATATTTCTAAGATGAAAAAAGGAGGTCTTTACCATGTTCTGTAAAAGGCTCGAATGACAGGGTGGTGTCAAAGAtaaaaccaagatttttttttcagtttactgtGTAGCTCTAGGGCAACACCATCAACTGACAGATCTATAGAAGCACCATTTCACAGTTGGTGGGGAGAGCCAAGAAGCATAAGTTTTAGAGCTATTCAGACAGAAAATTTTTAGACATCCACAAATTAATCTCAGAAATACAGTTGGAAAGATGAGAGACATCCACCAATTGCCCAGGTTGAGAATGTATATAAATCTGAGTTTTACCAACATAAAAGTGGTAGCTGAGGTTAAGGGATCTTAATAGCTGACCAAGAGGataaatataaatgctaaaaagcaGGGGATcaagaactgagccctgtggGACACCAGTACAAACAGGATCCACATCAGATCTGAAACCATCCATGAAGACAAATTGACTGTGACCTGTAAAATATGTCCTTAACCAATCTAGTGCAGTTTCAGATACACCAGAGACAGTTTCCAGTTGATTAAGTATTGGATGGAGTGTACACTACTGAGTGCAGATGGATGTGCATATTAGTGAATATGCATCAGATGGAGTGTACACTAGTGAATATGCATCAGACGGAGTGTCCACTAATGAGTGCATTAGAGAAAGTGTACATTAGTGAACATACATCAGATGTAATGTACACTATAGTGAGTATGGATGATTCTATAATtggacataaataaaaaatctcacaaatataatataaaaaaaaaaactgttcactaaCAGTAATTCTTTCCAGTATCTTATTGAAAAcatattcaattttaataattcagtgctTGCCAAACACAagttaattcctttttttttacctttaatggAAAAACTGATGTCTTTATGGTATTGTTTGTCAACTCTGTTACAGATATATATTTTCTCAGAGAGAGCACACAGACTTTTCAGTGCTTCAGATCTTATCAGGGAAAGTGTCTTATTCTTATGAAGGAAAGTGTCATCATTTCCTGTATCTTACATAGTTGTGGGAGATAATTCCACCAATTTAAAGGATAAAATTTGGTACAGTAACAGAGTTGACACAATATTTATGGACacatttatataagaaaaaagttatttttttaacaatgtaatgtTGTAGAATTAAGTAAATTAGTATTTAgggcttttataaataaaatgaaatattacaaaaagaaaagtacaataaaatatttttttattacacagtGATACATGATGGAAAATATGCACTGACCTAATTCGGACAACAAGAAATCATGATTTTGAGCTAAgacacaaattattatattgttattggCTGTAACATCTTGTAATTCATAACAATaagtaacaaattattaaaataattaaaaatataaccatatgaaaaaaaaaacttcggaCACCAAATGTACCTGCAATTAC
Encoded here:
- the LOC109076897 gene encoding reticulon-4 receptor-like 2, with the protein product METRAAARSTRVSNTLTFKSGLSLWLVIWLLACRCAPGQACPRLCVCYHMPMTVSCQSQNFTAVPAGVPYDSQRVFLQNNRITELRADSFGFETQVLWLYSNNITRIEAGAFSNLRVLEELDLSDNPSLRRLDGGAFRGLERLQSLHIHRCQLTELPADLFHKLYSLQFLYLQENQLSHLPDGLFSDLVNLTHLFLHGNRIRVLSENAFRGLVNLDRLLLHDNRIRQVHRRAFRDLGRLTILYLFNNSLQELPGQVLKDTSSMQFLRLNGNPWTCGCEARSLWEWFGKARISSSDLTCSSPAPRKGQDLRFLRELDFALCPLPDPGSLAGTTTTTFSTKTRWWFSKNKPASSSKSNFQKSSETLKAFPFTSVKHPSSSSSSFSSKYDLTVEEAALPKLEPEEYWANYGNEDAASVRCFELECPPGYDSPILTSSSSPSLLSFLSLTALTFSFHLLFG